The Roseococcus microcysteis genome contains a region encoding:
- a CDS encoding AEC family transporter, whose product MHEAALVVLEVVAPIFAIILMGYLAARRRWIQEAGFAGMNAFAFSLAAPALLFTAGTAGHTGGGLAALAFFLGCGVLYAFTLWGAGRVGIPLGAANALGLNVTFGNTVMMGIPLVAAAFGQAGLSVLLAILALHAMLLLGVGTVVAELAQNNGARPLMLLRSTLAGVARNPVVMAVFLALIWSSLGLPVPAAARTTLEMLGAATPPLALFCLGASLTGFAAAGLWAQTGVMVVLKLAALPLLVWGFCRLLGVSEFETSVAVLTAALPTGANAFLLARRYATGADGSGAAVLISTVLSVVTLSALLTLFRAG is encoded by the coding sequence GCCGCTGGATCCAGGAGGCGGGCTTCGCGGGCATGAACGCCTTTGCCTTCAGCCTGGCCGCGCCGGCCCTGTTGTTCACCGCCGGCACGGCGGGGCACACGGGCGGGGGGCTGGCGGCGCTGGCCTTCTTCCTGGGCTGCGGTGTGCTCTATGCCTTCACCCTCTGGGGCGCGGGGCGCGTGGGCATCCCTTTGGGGGCGGCGAACGCGCTGGGGCTGAACGTCACCTTCGGCAACACGGTCATGATGGGCATTCCCCTGGTGGCCGCGGCCTTCGGCCAGGCGGGGCTTTCGGTGCTGCTGGCCATCCTGGCGCTGCACGCCATGCTGCTGCTCGGGGTCGGGACAGTGGTGGCCGAGTTGGCGCAGAACAATGGCGCGCGGCCGCTCATGCTGCTGCGAAGCACCCTCGCGGGTGTGGCGCGCAACCCGGTGGTGATGGCGGTCTTCCTCGCCCTGATCTGGAGCAGCCTTGGCCTGCCGGTGCCGGCGGCGGCGCGCACCACGCTGGAGATGTTGGGCGCCGCCACGCCCCCGCTCGCGCTGTTCTGCCTGGGGGCGAGCCTGACGGGCTTTGCCGCCGCGGGCCTCTGGGCGCAGACGGGGGTGATGGTGGTGCTGAAGCTGGCCGCTCTCCCCTTGCTGGTCTGGGGCTTCTGCCGCCTGCTGGGGGTAAGCGAGTTCGAGACCTCCGTCGCCGTGCTCACCGCCGCCCTGCCCACCGGCGCCAATGCGTTCCTGCTGGCGCGGCGCTATGCCACGGGGGCCGATGGCTCGGGGGCGGCGGTGCTGATCTCGACGGTGCTGTCGGTGGTGACGCTTTCGGCGCTGTTGACGCTATTCCGGGCGGGGTGA